One window of Nostoc sp. C052 genomic DNA carries:
- a CDS encoding alpha/beta fold hydrolase, whose product MFQPLGFEQRSINTSLGRMIYYTAAGAPWEGDVTAKDDRETLVFLHGFGGGSSAYEWSKVYPAFAAEYRVIAPDLLGWGRSEHPPRSYKIEDYLTTIREFFEQTCTGPVTAIASSLTAAFTIRVAADHPDLFKSLILTTPAGLSDFGEDYSRSFFAQLVSVPVVDRLLYSAGIATSGGIRGFLEQRQFAKSNRVYQEIVDAYLQSAQQPNAEYAALSFVRGDLCFDLSLYIQQLTTPTAIIWGKQSEFTAPSIGRRLAEINPQAIRFFQQLEDVGLTPQLELPAVTIGLIRKFLPLLN is encoded by the coding sequence ATGTTTCAACCACTAGGATTTGAACAACGCTCCATAAATACCTCACTAGGTAGGATGATATATTATACTGCTGCTGGAGCGCCTTGGGAGGGCGATGTGACTGCCAAAGACGATCGGGAAACTTTGGTATTCCTGCACGGCTTTGGTGGTGGATCTTCTGCTTATGAGTGGTCGAAAGTCTATCCAGCTTTTGCGGCTGAATATCGGGTGATTGCGCCAGATTTGCTCGGTTGGGGTAGGTCTGAGCATCCACCACGGAGTTATAAAATTGAAGATTATTTGACGACGATTCGGGAGTTTTTCGAGCAGACTTGTACGGGGCCAGTAACAGCGATCGCTTCTTCTTTGACCGCAGCATTTACAATTCGAGTAGCAGCAGATCATCCTGATTTATTCAAGTCTTTAATTCTTACCACCCCCGCCGGACTTTCCGACTTTGGTGAAGACTACTCACGTAGCTTTTTTGCCCAGTTAGTTAGCGTTCCCGTTGTTGATCGTTTACTTTACAGCGCTGGAATTGCTACTAGTGGTGGTATTCGCGGTTTCTTAGAGCAACGGCAATTTGCCAAATCCAATCGAGTCTACCAGGAAATTGTAGATGCTTATCTACAATCTGCCCAACAGCCTAATGCTGAGTATGCAGCACTATCCTTTGTACGTGGCGATTTATGCTTTGACTTATCCCTTTACATTCAACAGTTGACGACTCCCACTGCCATTATTTGGGGAAAACAGTCAGAGTTTACAGCGCCTTCAATTGGTCGCCGCCTTGCCGAAATCAATCCCCAAGCAATCCGATTTTTTCAACAGTTGGAAGATGTCGGATTAACACCACAGTTAGAATTGCCAGCAGTGACAATCGGTCTAATTCGCAAATTTTTACCTCTGCTTAATTAG
- a CDS encoding ATP-binding protein, translating into MNNITPNTINIPRYPPEFQQIINAKNQNFVGREFVFAAINNFLNQSDRGYFTIIGDPGIGKSAIIAHYVSQNPGIVYYNVEITGKNRADEFLTMICTQLIEIAQHQGSKNLTPNSLDFTTENSGLLSLLLQEISARLHPEQRLIITIDGCDRIDINNQARGSNILYLPRYIPEKVYFILTRRPFLANQSGLLIETPSQSLDLSNYPEQNRADIQEYIKTYLNESSHSVDASAASRRVRSLSEDQHLGDVSLNMTEQGFNDDETNFMYIKEILAAINKDIYPPNLQLYYQNHWEKMNLATSKQQPMALQVLNILVQEQSISIEAIAERLDTDEYEIKVILDKWREFLHLESIAAQIHYSIYHASFRDWLRQQLESKV; encoded by the coding sequence ATGAATAACATTACTCCAAATACAATCAATATCCCCAGATATCCCCCAGAATTTCAGCAAATCATCAACGCTAAAAATCAAAACTTTGTCGGTCGTGAATTTGTCTTTGCTGCTATCAACAACTTTCTCAATCAATCTGACCGGGGCTACTTTACTATTATCGGCGATCCTGGGATTGGTAAAAGTGCAATTATTGCCCATTATGTCAGCCAAAATCCCGGAATAGTCTATTACAATGTCGAAATTACAGGGAAAAATCGCGCTGATGAATTTCTGACAATGATTTGCACTCAATTAATAGAAATTGCCCAACATCAAGGTAGTAAAAATCTCACACCTAACTCTCTTGATTTTACCACAGAAAACAGTGGGCTTTTATCATTATTACTACAAGAAATCAGCGCTAGATTGCATCCAGAACAACGTTTAATTATTACTATAGATGGTTGTGACAGGATTGATATCAACAATCAAGCACGCGGTTCAAATATTTTATATTTACCCCGCTATATACCAGAAAAAGTTTATTTTATCCTTACTCGTCGTCCTTTTTTAGCAAACCAATCAGGATTATTAATTGAAACTCCATCCCAATCTTTAGATTTATCAAATTACCCTGAACAAAACCGCGCTGATATCCAAGAATATATTAAGACTTATTTAAATGAATCATCTCATTCTGTAGACGCTTCTGCGGCTTCCCGCAGGGTACGTAGCCTTAGCGAAGATCAGCATCTCGGAGATGTTTCGCTCAACATGACAGAGCAAGGTTTTAATGATGATGAAACCAATTTTATGTATATTAAAGAAATCTTAGCAGCTATTAATAAGGATATTTACCCACCCAATTTACAACTCTATTACCAAAATCATTGGGAAAAAATGAATTTAGCAACCAGTAAACAGCAACCGATGGCTTTGCAGGTGTTAAATATCTTAGTTCAAGAGCAATCAATATCAATAGAAGCGATCGCAGAAAGATTAGATACAGATGAATATGAAATCAAGGTAATTTTAGACAAGTGGCGAGAATTTTTACATTTAGAATCAATCGCAGCACAAATCCATTATAGTATTTATCATGCTAGCTTTCGTGATTGGTTGAGGCAACAACTTGAGTCTAAAGTTTGA
- a CDS encoding M48 family metallopeptidase codes for MFNWKGFVTNYRVWRRRWFYPLISVVVALSLCLSTPLPGRTLDFLPLLLQGFQAFQLSNISPNQEVDLGKQINQELVSSQVRLYRNPEVNRYVEQVGRRLAVNSDRPNLPYTFQIVQDDSINAFATLGGYVYVHTGLLKTADNEAELASVLAHEIGHIGGKHVVKQMQQKALESGLLTAAGLDRNSAVQIGVQLARDLPRSRQNEFEADQRGLRTLTRTGYAQSAMVSFMQKLLKKGGSAPTFLSTHPGTSDRIDALRRAINSQPSNEKYGLDNASYKANIRPLVGS; via the coding sequence ATGTTCAACTGGAAAGGTTTTGTTACAAATTACCGTGTGTGGCGGCGTCGCTGGTTTTATCCCCTAATTTCGGTGGTAGTTGCCTTGAGTCTATGCCTAAGTACACCCTTGCCTGGAAGAACTTTAGATTTCTTGCCTCTTCTACTCCAAGGTTTTCAGGCATTTCAGCTTTCTAATATATCTCCTAATCAAGAAGTTGATCTTGGTAAGCAGATTAATCAGGAATTAGTCAGCAGTCAAGTCCGGCTTTACCGCAATCCCGAAGTTAATCGTTATGTAGAACAAGTTGGTCGGCGTTTAGCAGTAAATAGCGATCGCCCCAATCTCCCCTATACTTTCCAGATAGTTCAGGATGACTCTATTAACGCCTTTGCGACCTTGGGCGGCTATGTATATGTCCACACAGGTTTGCTGAAAACCGCAGACAATGAAGCGGAATTAGCAAGCGTACTCGCCCATGAAATTGGTCACATTGGCGGAAAACACGTAGTCAAGCAGATGCAGCAAAAAGCCCTTGAAAGTGGTCTCTTAACAGCTGCCGGCTTAGATCGGAATTCAGCAGTACAAATTGGTGTACAGTTAGCGCGAGACTTACCACGCAGTCGTCAAAATGAATTTGAGGCCGATCAAAGAGGACTACGAACTTTGACACGCACTGGTTATGCCCAGTCTGCAATGGTCTCTTTTATGCAAAAGCTGCTGAAAAAGGGTGGTTCTGCGCCAACATTTTTGAGTACACACCCTGGAACTAGCGATCGCATTGATGCCCTCAGACGTGCAATTAACTCTCAACCTAGTAATGAAAAATATGGCTTGGATAATGCTAGTTATAAAGCTAATATTCGACCATTAGTCGGGTCTTGA
- a CDS encoding metallophosphoesterase family protein translates to MSETSPRRIVIGDVHGHYEGLMTLLEAIAPTSEDQVYFLGDLIDRGPHSAQVVNFVKRNNYPCLLGNHEQMLLNILTNERTSSSTMQAWLYGGGQATVASYQEAPIPDDHLDWLKALPTYLDLGDIWLTHAGVDPSKSVTEQTADELCWIREEFHSIEKPYFPDKQIIIGHTITFTLPGVSPGKLAQGRGWLDIDTGAYHPRSGWLTGLDVTNQLVYQVNIFKNYIRTLPLEEVVITVDPAKIKVDRRHQN, encoded by the coding sequence ATGAGCGAAACTAGCCCCAGACGAATTGTAATTGGGGATGTGCATGGGCACTATGAAGGCTTAATGACATTGTTGGAGGCGATCGCCCCCACCTCAGAAGATCAAGTCTATTTTCTGGGAGACTTAATCGATCGCGGGCCTCATAGCGCACAAGTAGTTAATTTTGTCAAACGAAATAACTACCCATGTTTACTGGGAAATCACGAGCAGATGTTATTAAACATTTTGACCAATGAAAGGACTTCCTCTTCGACGATGCAAGCATGGCTGTATGGTGGAGGGCAAGCTACAGTAGCCAGTTACCAAGAAGCTCCAATTCCTGACGACCATCTGGATTGGTTAAAAGCTTTGCCTACATACCTTGATTTGGGGGATATTTGGTTAACCCATGCTGGTGTTGACCCTTCCAAGTCGGTGACAGAACAAACAGCCGATGAACTGTGCTGGATACGAGAGGAATTTCACAGCATTGAAAAACCCTACTTCCCAGATAAGCAAATTATTATCGGTCACACTATTACCTTTACCCTGCCAGGTGTTTCCCCTGGGAAACTAGCGCAAGGAAGGGGATGGCTAGACATAGATACTGGCGCTTATCATCCCCGGAGTGGTTGGTTGACTGGATTGGATGTCACAAATCAGTTAGTTTATCAAGTTAATATCTTTAAAAACTATATCCGTACCCTGCCTCTAGAAGAGGTTGTAATTACCGTTGATCCAGCCAAAATTAAAGTTGATCGCCGCCATCAGAATTGA
- a CDS encoding DNA cytosine methyltransferase produces MDKIRFVDLFSGIGGIRLAFEQAAHSLDIESECVLSSEINTDARFVYEKNFSQTALGDIRLEQYFWQLILIFCLQ; encoded by the coding sequence ATGGATAAAATTCGGTTTGTGGATTTATTTTCAGGAATAGGGGGAATTAGATTAGCTTTTGAACAGGCGGCTCATTCTTTAGATATAGAAAGTGAATGCGTTTTAAGCAGCGAAATCAATACAGATGCTCGATTCGTTTATGAAAAAAACTTTTCTCAAACAGCTTTAGGTGACATTCGATTAGAACAATATTTTTGGCAATTAATATTAATTTTCTGTCTGCAATAA
- a CDS encoding armadillo-type fold-containing protein, which translates to MAQASSSWQQLINQIPDWNWSLTKFKTKGAIKQQTFRRFSGPGGFLGFLTIVIAMLLWNWKLLLALLIGIGVMVLVYSMQEWDWQLRWSKIRNFLNSSNRRLALAVISGGIATVSTYMAAAIWVDSYSHWIAAGAIAQGVGTLLTLVLLVWQIVNFYDNREEDHLDQLLVNLTEKDPLKRLIALRQLTKLISRKRVDSSVQQDVVECLQLLLSREEEVVVREAAFKSLQACDDLRSVGDHRLQVLPPKTATTFTPISAKVKVY; encoded by the coding sequence GTGGCACAGGCTTCGTCTTCTTGGCAGCAATTGATCAACCAGATCCCCGACTGGAACTGGTCGCTGACAAAATTCAAGACAAAGGGAGCCATAAAGCAGCAAACATTTAGGCGCTTTTCTGGGCCTGGGGGCTTTCTTGGGTTCTTGACAATCGTCATCGCCATGTTGTTGTGGAACTGGAAACTGCTATTGGCTCTCTTAATCGGCATTGGGGTAATGGTATTGGTTTACTCAATGCAGGAGTGGGATTGGCAGTTACGCTGGTCTAAAATACGTAATTTCTTAAACAGTTCAAATCGTCGCTTGGCCTTAGCAGTCATCAGTGGTGGTATTGCTACCGTCAGCACTTACATGGCAGCGGCAATATGGGTTGACTCTTATAGTCACTGGATTGCTGCTGGTGCGATCGCCCAAGGTGTGGGAACCCTGTTAACTTTAGTTTTATTGGTATGGCAAATTGTCAACTTCTATGACAATCGCGAAGAAGACCACCTCGATCAGCTATTGGTCAATCTAACAGAAAAAGATCCATTGAAGCGATTGATTGCCCTACGTCAACTAACTAAATTGATTAGCCGTAAGCGAGTTGATTCTTCAGTACAGCAAGATGTTGTCGAATGCTTGCAACTCCTACTCAGTCGAGAGGAAGAAGTTGTAGTTCGAGAGGCAGCTTTTAAGAGTTTACAAGCCTGCGATGACCTACGGTCGGTCGGAGACCATCGCCTACAAGTTTTACCCCCCAAAACAGCAACAACTTTTACACCCATCTCAGCAAAAGTCAAAGTTTATTAG
- a CDS encoding WecB/TagA/CpsF family glycosyltransferase, giving the protein MSNGNQAFSVLGIPVHVMANYPGWLLECLHAGKGTHVVTLNAEMTMQAERNQLLAQVIKNAELVIPDGAGVVLYLRWLLWQKVQRFPGIELAEKLLQELGQQKTGTKIFFYGGAPGVAAKTADFWEQQIPDLSIVGTHSGYHSPEEEAQLRQTLAQLQPQVIFVGLGVPRQELWIAENRHLCPQAIWIGVGGSFDIWSGTKTRAPAWLGNNNLEWLYRLYQEPWRWRRMLALPAFAVKAFVYRLTARGAIS; this is encoded by the coding sequence ATGTCTAACGGCAATCAAGCATTTTCAGTGTTGGGGATACCAGTTCATGTGATGGCTAACTATCCAGGCTGGTTGTTAGAATGCCTGCACGCAGGCAAAGGAACTCATGTAGTAACGCTCAATGCAGAAATGACTATGCAGGCAGAGCGAAATCAATTATTAGCTCAGGTTATTAAAAATGCTGAACTCGTGATTCCAGATGGAGCCGGGGTTGTTCTGTATTTACGCTGGCTGTTATGGCAAAAAGTGCAGCGTTTTCCTGGGATTGAATTAGCAGAAAAACTTTTGCAAGAACTTGGGCAACAGAAGACAGGAACAAAAATATTTTTCTATGGAGGAGCGCCTGGAGTCGCTGCAAAAACGGCAGATTTTTGGGAGCAGCAAATTCCAGATTTAAGTATAGTAGGCACTCACTCAGGCTACCATTCCCCAGAAGAAGAAGCGCAATTACGACAAACTCTTGCTCAATTGCAGCCACAAGTGATTTTTGTCGGTTTGGGAGTGCCACGTCAAGAGTTATGGATTGCCGAAAACCGCCATTTGTGTCCTCAAGCAATTTGGATTGGTGTTGGTGGCAGTTTTGATATTTGGTCGGGAACTAAAACTCGCGCTCCCGCCTGGTTAGGAAATAATAATTTGGAATGGTTGTATCGCCTTTATCAAGAACCTTGGCGCTGGCGACGGATGTTGGCTTTGCCAGCCTTTGCGGTGAAAGCGTTTGTTTATCGTTTGACTGCAAGGGGTGCAATTAGTTAA
- a CDS encoding DUF2470 domain-containing protein: protein MSKDFSTEISSRICKHMNDDHADAVVIYAKAFGGVTDAIAAEMLSIDAQGMDLTAQVNGEAIPVRIQFDHVLADAEDAHQTLIAMVKQARVKAK from the coding sequence ATGTCTAAGGATTTCTCTACTGAAATTAGTTCGCGCATCTGCAAACACATGAATGACGATCATGCTGATGCTGTAGTTATTTATGCTAAAGCTTTTGGCGGTGTTACAGATGCGATCGCAGCCGAAATGCTGTCAATTGATGCACAGGGTATGGATTTAACAGCGCAAGTGAATGGGGAAGCTATACCAGTTCGCATCCAGTTTGATCATGTTTTAGCAGATGCGGAAGATGCCCATCAAACTCTGATTGCAATGGTGAAGCAGGCGCGGGTGAAGGCTAAGTAA
- the ftsE gene encoding cell division ATP-binding protein FtsE: protein MPVLTTQVKKDKSLHREDSETQQRRSNTTAKVLLQSVTKTYANGTHALLNANLEVKKGEFLFITGPSGSGKSTLLKLLYGQELPTQGEVIVDESNVADLRGDRLSLLRRRIGIVFQDYKLITQRTVAENVTFVLQAQGYTRKEIQRRLEPTLKLVGLLSKADCFPDQLSGGEQQRVSIARAIVGTPPLLLADEPTGNLDPDNSWQVIQILQKLNSFGATVIVTTHDEQLVRRCNHPVVQVRNGRLSRK from the coding sequence ATGCCAGTATTAACAACTCAAGTTAAGAAAGACAAATCCCTTCATAGAGAGGATAGTGAAACTCAACAGCGCCGTAGCAACACTACTGCAAAGGTGCTATTGCAATCTGTAACCAAGACTTATGCTAACGGCACTCATGCCTTGTTGAATGCGAACCTTGAAGTAAAAAAGGGAGAATTTCTGTTTATCACAGGGCCCAGTGGTTCTGGTAAATCAACGCTCTTGAAACTACTGTATGGCCAGGAGTTGCCTACACAGGGAGAAGTAATTGTTGATGAATCTAATGTAGCGGATTTGCGGGGCGATCGCTTGTCATTATTGCGGCGACGGATTGGTATTGTGTTTCAAGACTACAAACTCATTACCCAACGAACAGTAGCAGAAAATGTCACGTTTGTGCTGCAAGCTCAAGGATATACCCGTAAAGAAATTCAACGACGTTTAGAACCAACCTTAAAGCTGGTAGGTTTACTGAGTAAAGCTGACTGCTTTCCAGATCAGTTGTCTGGGGGAGAGCAACAACGAGTAAGTATTGCCCGTGCGATCGTTGGCACACCACCGCTACTATTGGCAGATGAGCCTACTGGAAATCTCGATCCAGATAATTCCTGGCAAGTCATCCAGATTCTCCAAAAGTTAAATTCCTTTGGGGCTACAGTAATTGTCACCACCCACGATGAACAATTAGTGCGACGGTGCAATCATCCGGTAGTTCAAGTTCGCAATGGAAGGCTGTCTAGAAAATAA
- a CDS encoding Tab2/Atab2 family RNA-binding protein produces MKIWQVDFYRRPSQDASGQILWELLICDATRSFKYEASCLQSAANSNWVATQLELASGEKLPDVIQVFRPQSLSLIEAAGRNLGINVEPTRHTLALKQLLQEKQYPSTLDKPPPAPLPENLWGEQWRFATLAASDVETRFSDRPIPILHIPEHLKPINLGLSSTLPVPGVVIYGGRQSMRLARWLQQARPVGLNYISGAPDGLILEAGLVDRWIVATFEDPEVTTAAQAFEQRKQQSRGLHFLLVQPDDSGMTYSGFWLLQTEN; encoded by the coding sequence ATGAAAATTTGGCAGGTTGATTTTTATCGTCGTCCCTCACAAGATGCATCTGGACAAATTTTATGGGAGTTGTTGATTTGTGACGCAACTCGCAGTTTTAAATACGAAGCTAGCTGTCTCCAGTCAGCAGCAAATTCTAATTGGGTTGCTACTCAACTTGAGTTAGCATCTGGTGAAAAATTGCCAGATGTGATTCAAGTGTTTCGTCCTCAGTCTCTCAGTTTAATTGAAGCGGCTGGACGCAATTTAGGTATTAATGTCGAACCTACCCGTCACACTTTGGCGTTGAAGCAGTTGTTACAAGAAAAGCAATATCCCTCAACCCTAGATAAACCACCCCCAGCACCATTACCAGAGAATCTCTGGGGAGAACAATGGCGTTTTGCGACTCTAGCTGCTAGTGATGTAGAAACGAGATTTAGCGATCGCCCCATTCCCATTTTGCACATCCCAGAACATCTCAAACCCATCAATTTGGGTCTGTCCTCAACGCTGCCAGTTCCCGGTGTGGTAATTTATGGTGGACGGCAATCAATGCGTCTAGCACGATGGTTGCAACAAGCCCGTCCCGTAGGCTTGAACTACATTTCTGGCGCACCGGATGGCTTAATATTAGAAGCTGGTTTAGTGGATAGGTGGATTGTTGCCACATTTGAAGATCCAGAAGTTACAACAGCAGCCCAAGCATTTGAACAACGCAAACAGCAAAGCCGAGGATTACATTTTTTATTAGTTCAACCCGATGATTCTGGTATGACTTATAGCGGCTTTTGGTTATTGCAGACAGAAAATTAA
- a CDS encoding DUF4330 domain-containing protein translates to MAILDSKGRLFGKINLLDLGAALVILLVIFGIFVFPGTSGSVAQVGAKTVPIEVDLVVRGLNVRDPEKLIDNGLKKGGKTNVIIRNQPYGQIEIKSIQQLPRTVNVFQPDGTVKELPDPKTNNYSTDFLLTLDGKAQVTESGPVLGNSKVKIGMPFELEGFNYNFNATVIDIRLKDK, encoded by the coding sequence ATGGCTATTTTAGATTCCAAAGGTCGGTTGTTTGGCAAAATAAACCTCCTAGATTTAGGTGCTGCACTGGTAATTCTGCTAGTGATATTTGGCATTTTTGTCTTTCCTGGCACTTCTGGTTCTGTTGCCCAAGTTGGTGCGAAAACAGTACCCATTGAAGTAGATTTAGTAGTTCGTGGTTTGAATGTACGTGACCCAGAAAAATTAATCGACAATGGGTTAAAAAAAGGCGGAAAAACTAATGTAATTATCCGCAACCAACCCTACGGACAGATTGAGATCAAATCTATTCAACAGCTACCTAGAACAGTCAATGTTTTCCAACCTGATGGCACTGTCAAAGAACTTCCAGATCCCAAGACCAACAATTATAGTACAGATTTTCTTTTGACTTTAGATGGCAAAGCCCAAGTTACTGAAAGTGGGCCAGTTCTGGGTAACAGTAAAGTAAAAATTGGGATGCCATTTGAGTTAGAAGGCTTTAATTACAACTTCAATGCAACTGTCATTGATATTAGATTAAAAGACAAATAG
- a CDS encoding WD40 repeat domain-containing protein → MGRLANKLALKTDEFQSLFIGQFPEKQLKVGNSEIYYQTLTDFDFISLKIQYPKFGIEALIRDYSLIEEPEILENLEENEQLETQKIKTLKLIQHTLQLSAHVLNQDKTQLVGQLWGRLQSFQNSDIQNILNDAANSKNEILRFRPITASLTTSDGKLLRTLTGHNNSVRAVAITPDGKKAVSSSDDNTLKLWDLETGKEILTLTGHYSYVNAVAITPNGKTAISGADDNTLKIWNLETGKEISTLTGHYSCVNAVAITPDGQKALSGADDHTLKLWNLETGKEIFTLTGHCSCVNAVAITPDGKKALSGSDDHTLKLWDLETNLEIFTLRGHNSWVRTVAITPDGKKAVSGSDDNTLKIWDLETSQEIFTLTGHHNWVRTVAITPDGKKAVSGAYDKTLKLWDLETGKEISTLPSKRYTNNNDSGNKLDITPDGKKAVKLWDLDTGKSISILTGYNEWVNTVAITPDSKKALSGLDDKTLKLWDLDTKKEISSLTGHNDWVNTVAITPDGKKAVSGSDDKTLKLWDLQTGTEILTLPLDEYANTGHNSWIQAVAITPDSKKAVSGASDNTLKLWDLATGKEIYTFRGHHGSIWAVAITPDGRKILSASEDNSLKLWDLETGREIYTFWGHRGAIWSLAITADGKKAISGSWDNTLKLWNLERNQEIFTLFGHTHRVKTVAITPDGKKAISGSDDKTMKLWDLETGKEIHTFRGHENWVRSVAITPDGKKAVSGSDDKTLKLWDLETRNEISTFTGDASIICCAVSPDGLTIAAGESSGRVHFLRLEGGSENE, encoded by the coding sequence ATGGGCAGGCTTGCCAATAAATTAGCCTTAAAAACTGATGAATTTCAAAGTTTATTTATAGGCCAGTTTCCTGAAAAACAATTAAAAGTGGGAAACTCAGAAATTTATTATCAAACTCTCACAGATTTTGATTTTATTTCTTTGAAAATTCAATATCCCAAATTTGGAATAGAAGCTCTAATTAGGGATTATTCCTTAATTGAAGAACCGGAAATATTAGAGAACTTAGAAGAAAACGAACAACTGGAAACCCAAAAAATTAAAACTCTGAAATTAATCCAACATACTCTACAATTATCAGCCCATGTTTTAAATCAAGATAAAACCCAATTAGTAGGGCAATTATGGGGAAGATTGCAGAGTTTTCAAAATTCAGATATTCAGAACATATTAAATGATGCAGCAAACAGTAAAAATGAAATTCTGCGATTTCGACCTATTACAGCCAGCTTAACCACTTCTGACGGAAAACTACTGCGTACCCTCACAGGTCATAATAACTCAGTCAGAGCAGTAGCAATTACACCTGATGGTAAAAAAGCCGTTTCTAGTTCTGATGACAATACCCTGAAACTATGGGATTTGGAGACAGGAAAGGAAATCTTAACTCTCACTGGTCATTATAGTTATGTCAATGCAGTAGCAATTACCCCAAATGGGAAAACAGCCATTTCTGGTGCTGATGATAATACTTTAAAAATATGGAATTTAGAAACAGGTAAAGAAATTTCTACCCTGACTGGTCATTACAGTTGCGTCAATGCAGTAGCAATTACACCAGATGGTCAAAAAGCCCTTTCTGGTGCTGACGACCACACTTTAAAACTATGGAATTTAGAAACAGGTAAAGAAATTTTTACTCTCACTGGTCATTGCAGTTGTGTCAATGCAGTAGCAATTACACCTGATGGTAAAAAAGCCCTTTCTGGTTCTGATGACCACACTTTAAAACTATGGGATTTGGAAACTAATTTAGAAATATTTACTCTCAGAGGTCATAACAGTTGGGTCAGAACAGTAGCCATTACCCCAGATGGTAAAAAAGCCGTTTCTGGTTCTGATGACAATACTTTAAAAATATGGGATTTAGAAACGAGTCAAGAAATTTTTACCCTGACTGGTCATCATAATTGGGTAAGAACAGTAGCAATTACACCTGATGGTAAAAAAGCTGTTTCTGGCGCTTATGACAAAACTTTGAAACTGTGGGATTTGGAAACAGGAAAGGAAATTTCTACCCTTCCTTCTAAACGTTATACAAATAATAATGATTCAGGAAATAAATTAGACATTACCCCAGATGGCAAAAAAGCTGTAAAACTCTGGGATTTGGATACAGGAAAATCAATTTCTATCCTCACTGGTTATAACGAATGGGTGAATACAGTAGCCATTACCCCAGATAGCAAAAAAGCCCTTTCTGGTTTAGATGATAAAACTTTAAAATTGTGGGATTTAGACACAAAAAAAGAAATTTCTTCCCTCACAGGTCATAATGATTGGGTAAATACAGTAGCAATTACACCAGATGGTAAAAAAGCCGTTTCTGGTTCTGATGATAAAACTCTAAAACTGTGGGATTTGCAAACAGGAACAGAAATTCTAACTCTTCCTTTAGATGAGTATGCAAATACAGGTCATAACTCCTGGATACAAGCAGTAGCAATTACCCCAGATAGCAAAAAAGCCGTTTCTGGTGCATCTGATAACACCCTAAAATTGTGGGATTTAGCAACAGGAAAGGAAATTTATACTTTCAGAGGTCATCATGGTTCAATTTGGGCAGTTGCTATTACTCCAGATGGTAGAAAAATCCTTTCTGCTTCAGAAGATAACTCTCTAAAATTATGGGATTTAGAAACAGGAAGAGAAATTTATACTTTTTGGGGTCATAGAGGTGCAATCTGGTCTTTAGCGATTACAGCAGATGGTAAAAAAGCCATTTCTGGTTCTTGGGATAACACCCTAAAACTATGGAATTTAGAGAGAAATCAGGAAATTTTTACTCTCTTTGGTCATACCCACAGAGTAAAAACAGTAGCAATTACACCAGATGGTAAAAAAGCAATTTCTGGTTCTGATGATAAAACTATGAAATTGTGGGATTTAGAAACAGGAAAAGAAATTCATACTTTCAGAGGTCATGAAAATTGGGTAAGGTCAGTAGCGATTACACCAGATGGCAAAAAAGCCGTTTCTGGTTCTGATGATAAGACTCTAAAATTATGGGATTTGGAAACTAGAAATGAAATTTCTACTTTTACTGGTGATGCATCTATTATATGTTGTGCAGTTTCCCCAGATGGATTGACAATTGCAGCAGGTGAAAGTTCAGGTCGGGTTCATTTTCTCCGTTTAGAAGGGGGTTCAGAAAATGAATAA
- a CDS encoding YciI family protein, which yields MTKYVLWGTYCEDVLEKRVPHRQAHLDGLAKQKESGVLITIGPTKDVTKIFGIYEAEDEAIVRQLIENDPYWKNGIWTEYSVKEWIQAF from the coding sequence ATGACTAAATATGTACTTTGGGGAACTTACTGCGAAGACGTTCTCGAAAAACGCGTCCCCCATCGTCAAGCTCATTTAGACGGATTAGCAAAACAAAAAGAATCCGGTGTGCTGATTACCATTGGCCCCACCAAAGATGTTACAAAAATTTTTGGGATTTACGAAGCCGAAGACGAAGCGATCGTGCGCCAGTTGATTGAAAACGATCCCTACTGGAAAAATGGCATCTGGACTGAATATTCTGTCAAAGAATGGATTCAGGCTTTTTAA